Proteins encoded in a region of the Paenibacillus sp. E222 genome:
- a CDS encoding TetR/AcrR family transcriptional regulator encodes MTAKRGRPRNVETQNAILAASYELLLEHGFGAVTIEKIAERAKVSKATIYKWWPNKGAVIMDGYMSAATARLPVPDTGSVFEDVRIHASNLVVFLSSREGKVITQIVGEGQSDPGLAEEYRTRYIQPRRREAWGIFEKGVERGELKKDCDIGLCIDLVYGAMFYRMLVTGEAIDTEFVQRSLISLFEGIKSGS; translated from the coding sequence ATGACAGCCAAAAGAGGGCGTCCCCGCAATGTGGAAACCCAGAATGCGATTCTTGCAGCTTCCTATGAATTATTACTGGAACACGGCTTCGGAGCGGTTACGATCGAAAAAATTGCTGAACGTGCTAAGGTGAGCAAAGCAACGATATATAAATGGTGGCCCAATAAAGGTGCTGTCATTATGGATGGGTACATGTCTGCGGCAACGGCAAGATTACCTGTACCGGATACAGGATCGGTATTTGAGGATGTGCGCATTCATGCGAGCAATCTGGTTGTTTTTTTGAGCAGCCGGGAAGGAAAAGTGATCACACAGATTGTCGGAGAGGGACAGTCTGATCCAGGGCTTGCAGAAGAATACCGAACCAGATACATTCAGCCTCGTCGGCGCGAAGCGTGGGGAATTTTCGAAAAAGGTGTAGAACGGGGAGAGTTGAAAAAGGATTGTGACATCGGACTGTGCATAGACCTCGTCTATGGAGCGATGTTCTATCGCATGCTGGTGACTGGCGAAGCGATAGATACTGAATTCGTGCAGCGTTCGTTGATTTCCTTATTTGAAGGGATTAAATCTGGATCATAG
- a CDS encoding transcriptional regulator: MEPTTTIRSFIEDYIRKQGYTLQYFADISGVNAGTLSAIIKGTRPIAMAQLDLITQGMKLEEGHFYEIYGAECFVESAPHWRRLEPFLQRCAELDKLECIQRIIQQVTDDRSYISELFEMAEGMLERGQKKAARMLYECVAECEKYQHSERLALCQYRIFTLSLGQDQHENLRAAVHFEPYINRLDEERQLDAIKDLANTYLALRYWDKSFSLADDLGRKAEIIQSYTKKKISKENRVTAYPLFVYQAYSNLLKATACEWKGEYTEALFYTRKNAELASVLNSSDEDKVYIDMFNRWTEANTYLYNLMMGKKEVLPVYLAWVEQNEGETLTALVKIIEAANKFEMDIDYILLKFDNSFNLMLSDKTLTEGYNEQMKNDQYSKLLFELAMYLFNRGRYPEGMEKLVTCLSSAIRINNSNDIIQCVALFERYRSFASKEVENNYRKLMEEVYGYYENKKNHGYTLV, from the coding sequence ATGGAACCTACAACTACGATACGCTCCTTTATTGAGGACTACATCAGGAAACAGGGCTATACCCTGCAATACTTTGCCGATATATCGGGTGTGAACGCTGGAACGTTAAGTGCGATCATCAAAGGAACGCGGCCAATTGCCATGGCTCAACTGGATCTGATTACTCAGGGCATGAAGCTGGAAGAAGGTCATTTCTACGAAATTTATGGCGCTGAGTGTTTTGTGGAATCTGCACCGCACTGGAGAAGACTGGAGCCTTTTCTGCAACGTTGCGCCGAGTTGGACAAGCTCGAGTGTATTCAGCGGATAATCCAGCAAGTGACGGATGACCGCTCCTATATCTCCGAATTGTTTGAAATGGCAGAAGGCATGCTTGAACGCGGACAAAAGAAAGCGGCCCGCATGTTATATGAATGTGTCGCGGAGTGTGAGAAGTACCAACACTCGGAACGTCTCGCATTATGCCAATATCGTATTTTCACACTATCTCTGGGTCAGGATCAGCATGAAAATCTCAGGGCGGCCGTGCACTTCGAGCCATATATTAATAGGCTGGATGAAGAGCGGCAACTGGATGCGATCAAGGACCTGGCGAATACATACTTGGCTTTGAGATATTGGGACAAGTCATTTTCACTTGCTGATGATCTGGGACGGAAAGCGGAAATTATCCAATCCTATACTAAGAAAAAAATAAGCAAAGAGAATAGGGTAACAGCCTATCCTTTATTTGTGTACCAGGCATATTCAAACTTGCTTAAAGCCACTGCGTGCGAGTGGAAAGGTGAGTATACTGAGGCACTGTTTTATACAAGAAAAAATGCTGAATTAGCTAGTGTTTTGAATTCTAGCGACGAAGATAAAGTTTATATCGATATGTTTAATAGATGGACTGAGGCCAACACCTACTTATATAATCTGATGATGGGGAAGAAAGAGGTTCTTCCGGTATATCTAGCTTGGGTTGAACAAAATGAAGGAGAAACTCTTACTGCTCTTGTTAAAATTATTGAAGCAGCAAATAAATTTGAAATGGATATAGATTATATTTTACTGAAATTTGATAATTCCTTTAATTTAATGCTGAGTGATAAAACCTTAACTGAAGGGTACAATGAGCAAATGAAGAATGATCAATACTCTAAACTTTTATTTGAACTGGCAATGTATCTTTTTAACAGAGGGCGGTACCCAGAAGGAATGGAAAAGCTTGTCACTTGTCTGAGTTCAGCTATTAGAATTAATAATTCTAATGACATAATACAATGTGTTGCTCTCTTTGAGAGGTATAGGTCTTTTGCATCTAAAGAAGTGGAAAATAACTATCGCAAACTAATGGAGGAGGTTTACGGCTATTATGAAAATAAAAAAAATCATGGCTATACTCTTGTTTAG
- a CDS encoding LLM class flavin-dependent oxidoreductase, giving the protein MKFALFSLMMNLPNAVTGESLTTQQKFHNILEQAKLAERLGFDAYGIGERHGAPFLSSSPPVVLTAVAAATSRIRLLTTVTVLSILDPVRVAEDYATLDQLSGGRLEMIIGKGNDPRHYPLFGISEEEQWDSLGERYELLKRLWTEENVTWQGTYRPPLQEVTTQPRPLQQSIPIWHGSASSTRSTELAAKYGEPIFSSNSFHPQAKYKALIDHYRERLDYYGHDANRAVVGSGAGSLYLANTREEAIRRYTPYYEAFHATAAAQHNQSPFKDLEDNIAHGPVLIGSPEQVIEKILNYHAAYGHQVLSISVDGLSHAEQLEQVERFAQDVAPVLRREIPSFIWNEPPILNQSLPSSTSPSPDSWPPAISPIFQV; this is encoded by the coding sequence ATGAAATTTGCCTTATTTAGTCTCATGATGAATCTTCCAAATGCCGTAACTGGTGAATCATTAACGACACAACAGAAGTTCCACAATATTCTGGAACAAGCCAAGCTGGCCGAACGGCTGGGGTTCGATGCATATGGGATCGGTGAGCGGCATGGCGCACCTTTTCTGTCTTCCTCACCTCCCGTCGTGCTGACCGCCGTCGCTGCTGCGACTTCACGTATCCGGTTGCTAACAACAGTCACTGTTCTTAGTATACTTGATCCGGTACGGGTTGCCGAGGATTATGCCACGCTGGATCAATTATCGGGTGGACGGCTGGAGATGATCATCGGCAAAGGCAATGATCCTCGGCACTATCCCCTGTTTGGCATTAGCGAAGAGGAACAATGGGATTCGCTCGGTGAACGCTACGAACTGCTGAAACGGCTGTGGACTGAAGAGAACGTAACCTGGCAGGGAACGTATCGCCCTCCCCTTCAAGAGGTTACCACTCAGCCGAGACCGCTCCAGCAGTCCATTCCGATCTGGCATGGCAGCGCATCGAGCACCCGCTCTACCGAGCTTGCTGCGAAGTATGGCGAACCGATATTTAGCTCGAATTCCTTCCACCCGCAGGCAAAATATAAAGCGTTAATTGATCATTACCGGGAGCGTCTCGATTATTATGGTCATGATGCGAACCGAGCGGTGGTCGGCTCCGGGGCAGGCAGCCTGTACCTCGCGAATACACGCGAAGAGGCGATCCGTCGTTATACGCCTTATTATGAGGCCTTTCATGCTACGGCCGCTGCGCAGCACAACCAGTCACCCTTTAAGGACCTGGAAGATAACATTGCACATGGCCCTGTACTGATTGGTAGTCCAGAGCAGGTCATTGAGAAGATCCTCAATTACCATGCCGCATATGGACATCAGGTACTGAGCATCAGCGTGGATGGACTCAGCCATGCGGAGCAGCTGGAGCAGGTAGAACGCTTCGCCCAGGATGTAGCACCCGTGTTACGACGCGAAATACCCAGTTTCATATGGAACGAGCCCCCGATCCTGAACCAGTCTCTTCCCTCTTCCACTTCGCCTTCTCCCGATTCATGGCCCCCAGCCATCTCACCGATCTTCCAGGTGTAG